In Flavobacterium endoglycinae, one DNA window encodes the following:
- a CDS encoding Mrp/NBP35 family ATP-binding protein codes for MKLDRKEILKALESITIAGEGKNMVESGAVANVLTFGDEVVVDLVLHTPAMHIKKRAEDDIKKTIHELISADAKVKVNIKVETPEKAEIKGRAIPGIKNIIAVASGKGGVGKSTVTANLAVTLAKMGFKVGVLDADVYGPSMPIMFDVENEKPVSTTVDGKSKMKPIESYEIKMLSIGFFTAPSQAVIWRGPMAAKALNQMIFDADWGELDFMLLDLPPGTGDIHLSIMQSLPITGAVVVSTPQAVALADAKKGVSMFMQDNINVPVLGIIENMAYFTPEELPNNKYYIFGQEGAKNLAADLDVPFLGEVPIVQSIREAGDYGRPAALQTASPIEGVFEAITRNVVQEVVSRNESLPATEAIKITTMAGCSAVKKN; via the coding sequence ATGAAATTAGATAGAAAAGAAATTCTTAAAGCTTTAGAATCAATTACTATAGCCGGAGAAGGAAAAAATATGGTCGAAAGCGGTGCCGTTGCAAACGTTCTCACTTTTGGTGATGAAGTTGTAGTTGACTTAGTATTGCATACACCAGCCATGCATATCAAAAAAAGAGCAGAAGACGATATTAAAAAAACAATCCACGAATTGATATCGGCTGATGCAAAAGTAAAAGTAAATATTAAAGTTGAAACTCCTGAAAAAGCCGAAATTAAAGGTCGCGCTATTCCAGGAATTAAAAATATTATTGCTGTTGCTTCTGGAAAAGGAGGAGTTGGAAAATCAACTGTTACAGCAAACCTTGCCGTTACATTGGCTAAAATGGGGTTTAAAGTTGGGGTTTTAGATGCCGATGTTTACGGCCCTTCAATGCCTATTATGTTTGATGTTGAAAACGAAAAGCCGGTTTCGACAACAGTTGACGGAAAGTCAAAAATGAAGCCAATTGAAAGCTACGAAATCAAAATGCTTTCTATCGGATTTTTTACAGCTCCAAGCCAAGCAGTAATCTGGAGAGGTCCAATGGCTGCTAAAGCCTTAAACCAAATGATTTTTGATGCAGACTGGGGCGAATTAGACTTTATGCTTCTTGATTTACCTCCAGGAACAGGAGATATCCACCTTTCTATCATGCAGTCGCTTCCAATTACTGGAGCGGTTGTAGTAAGTACACCTCAAGCAGTTGCTCTTGCCGATGCTAAAAAAGGAGTTTCTATGTTTATGCAGGACAATATTAACGTTCCAGTTTTAGGAATTATTGAAAACATGGCTTATTTTACGCCAGAAGAATTGCCAAATAACAAATATTACATCTTTGGGCAAGAAGGTGCAAAAAACCTTGCTGCTGATTTAGATGTGCCATTTTTAGGTGAAGTTCCAATCGTACAATCCATTCGTGAAGCGGGTGACTACGGTCGTCCTGCTGCATTGCAGACTGCATCGCCAATCGAAGGTGTTTTTGAAGCAATTACACGAAATGTAGTGCAGGAAGTAGTAAGCAGAAATGAAAGTCTTCCAGCTACTGAAGCAATTAAAATTACAACAATGGCAGGTTGTTCTGCAGTTAAGAAAAATTAG
- a CDS encoding ABC transporter ATP-binding protein, whose translation MITIQNLTKVFRTEEVETAALSGINLEIKKGDFLTIMGPSGCGKSTLLNIIGLLDSATDGSYKLLDQEMIGLKEKGRAQVRKENIGFIFQNFNLIDELSVYDNIELPLLYNNVKASERKQKIEAIAEKLNISHRLKHFPQQLSGGQQQRVAVARALVNDPKIILADEPTGNLDSKNGNEVMELLTDLHAKGATILMVTHSDYDASFSQRTIHMKDGVIFSEKLNQRNVDVFMDAK comes from the coding sequence ATGATAACAATACAAAACTTAACCAAAGTATTTAGAACAGAAGAAGTTGAAACTGCTGCATTGAGCGGTATTAATTTAGAAATCAAAAAAGGAGATTTCCTAACTATCATGGGACCTTCTGGATGCGGAAAATCAACTTTATTAAATATCATTGGTCTTTTGGACAGTGCTACTGACGGAAGTTACAAACTTCTGGATCAGGAAATGATTGGTTTAAAAGAAAAAGGAAGAGCACAGGTGCGTAAAGAAAACATCGGGTTTATTTTCCAGAATTTTAACTTGATCGACGAACTTTCGGTTTATGATAATATCGAATTACCGCTGCTTTACAACAACGTAAAAGCTTCTGAAAGAAAACAAAAAATTGAGGCCATTGCCGAAAAATTAAATATTTCTCATCGTTTAAAACATTTTCCGCAGCAACTTTCGGGAGGTCAGCAGCAAAGAGTTGCCGTAGCAAGAGCTTTGGTAAATGATCCTAAAATTATTTTAGCCGATGAGCCTACAGGAAATCTTGACAGTAAAAACGGTAACGAAGTAATGGAACTTTTAACGGATTTACATGCTAAAGGTGCTACGATTTTGATGGTTACCCACTCTGATTATGATGCTTCTTTTTCGCAAAGAACCATTCATATGAAAGACGGAGTTATATTCTCTGAAAAATTAAATCAGAGAAATGTAGATGTTTTTATGGACGCTAAATAA
- a CDS encoding L,D-transpeptidase family protein — protein MRNFTFLSVIIAGCFLMFSFSPAANAKKLKNDLTEFENVYKINAFSFGTISVAEINSFYKKYPKLKVYQKDVEELYKKKDYNLIWHDDKNVSEFGALLYHKVNLLNDQGIKAQMPYKDLIDDIFNENVSNKLPKSETELLLSNMYVFYASNVYSGVDAQTLKKIGWFLPAKTISYDKILDSLMADPDRLNKDENLLVDQYYRLQNVLKKYRSFEKKGLWKKIEIDEANYKELKPLDSGKVVQQIRERLFVVGDLKEDSKSQYYDQEMMDAVLKYKKRYGLKLNYTFTKEQIDQMNEPISNRIKTIMLNMERCRWIPTELASAREYIMVNIPSFRLVYVKDGKYDLVSDVFVGTRMTETVIFSGKIDRIVFSPYWYVPASIIKNELKLKMAEDKNYLADHNMEWNGGAVRQKPGPNNSLGLVKFMFPNPNDIYLHDTPAKSLFDFEKRIFSHGCINVRDAKKLAMEILKDDPDWPVDKINSAMSGEKETPCILKNKIPIYIGYFTAWVNDDGEIGFYPDVYDRDSSLDKLLYSNDSVSMK, from the coding sequence ATGCGAAATTTTACTTTCTTATCTGTAATTATTGCTGGTTGTTTTTTAATGTTTTCCTTTAGCCCAGCTGCAAATGCTAAAAAGCTAAAAAACGATCTCACTGAATTTGAAAATGTGTACAAGATAAATGCTTTTTCTTTTGGCACGATCAGCGTGGCTGAAATAAACAGCTTTTATAAAAAGTATCCTAAATTGAAAGTATACCAGAAAGATGTTGAAGAATTGTATAAAAAGAAGGACTACAACTTGATTTGGCACGATGATAAAAATGTCAGCGAATTTGGGGCACTATTGTATCATAAAGTGAATCTTTTAAACGATCAGGGAATAAAAGCCCAAATGCCTTATAAAGATTTGATTGATGATATTTTTAATGAAAACGTATCGAATAAACTTCCAAAATCAGAGACCGAACTTTTATTGTCGAACATGTATGTGTTTTACGCCAGTAACGTGTATTCAGGCGTTGATGCTCAGACTTTAAAAAAAATTGGCTGGTTTCTGCCTGCCAAAACTATTTCGTATGACAAAATTCTAGATTCGCTTATGGCAGATCCAGATCGATTGAATAAGGACGAAAATCTGTTGGTGGATCAATATTACAGACTTCAGAACGTATTAAAAAAATATCGAAGTTTTGAGAAAAAAGGTCTTTGGAAAAAAATCGAAATTGATGAAGCGAATTACAAAGAATTAAAACCTTTAGACAGCGGAAAAGTCGTTCAACAGATTAGGGAACGTTTATTTGTAGTGGGTGATTTAAAAGAAGATTCGAAAAGTCAATATTATGACCAAGAAATGATGGATGCCGTTTTGAAGTATAAAAAACGATATGGACTGAAACTGAATTATACTTTTACAAAAGAACAAATCGATCAAATGAATGAACCCATCAGCAATAGAATTAAAACGATTATGCTGAATATGGAAAGATGCCGATGGATTCCAACAGAACTTGCCAGCGCTAGAGAATACATAATGGTAAATATTCCTTCTTTCAGATTGGTGTATGTGAAAGACGGAAAATACGATTTAGTATCTGACGTATTCGTAGGAACACGAATGACCGAAACGGTTATTTTTAGCGGGAAAATCGACAGAATTGTATTCAGTCCTTACTGGTATGTGCCTGCCAGCATTATAAAAAATGAGCTGAAACTTAAAATGGCCGAGGATAAAAATTATTTGGCCGATCATAATATGGAATGGAATGGAGGTGCTGTAAGACAAAAACCAGGACCCAATAATTCGTTAGGATTAGTTAAATTCATGTTTCCTAATCCAAATGATATCTATTTGCATGATACTCCAGCGAAAAGTTTGTTTGACTTTGAAAAACGTATTTTTAGCCATGGCTGTATTAATGTAAGAGATGCCAAAAAGCTGGCGATGGAAATATTAAAAGACGATCCAGATTGGCCAGTTGATAAAATTAATAGCGCGATGAGCGGAGAAAAAGAAACACCTTGTATTCTTAAAAATAAAATTCCAATTTACATAGGATATTTTACTGCTTGGGTAAACGATGACGGAGAAATTGGTTTTTATCCAGATGTTTACGATCGTGATTCAAGTTTAGATAAACTGCTGTATTCTAATGATTCTGTAAGTATGAAATAA
- a CDS encoding ABC transporter permease: MIFNWFKIFIYHLKQSKLFSFLNVLGLSIGIASIIFAILYWNNEHSYDQWNPEKENSYLVLNKIGSGDIWPTSSIPFGEACKATIPEIEKVCFLNTWYDEEVIKYREQKMLVKKIMVSDENFFDFFPFEIIKGAKQNILKEKNSVAVSDEQAQLLFKDEDPIGKSISYNNNEYTVKAVYHLIKPSSIEPNYVFSGVKRENDLNSWGNFNYGLMIKIKKGADVASVLKKMHHVNYVNRTVKDAKESGQTVEQYIKENGEIEIILDQLKNSRLYGTKSSGGANFPEGYGNLKLLYIMAGLSILILVLSLVNYINLATASAIKRAKEVGVRKIVGASKNQIIVQFIFETAIIVTLAILFALAIVELSLPYYNTFLRKTLTMNGGEFYLQLILIFGLVIILAGIFPAIYISNFETLKVLKGNFSRSKSGIWIRNSMLIFQFGIAAFFIIGALIVNSQVDYMMNKDLGFSGDQVISIPYNKPDRSKRTEQYLVDKEEIKKIPGVVDVTTFAGSFGGSTNSSSGFKHNGIFVQPRNVEMDFGFLDMMKIKIVQGRDLSPKFASDTVSSMLMNETLVKALNLKNPINTIITSGWGNEKGNLKFKIVGVVKDFNITGLQNKVPPMVFINLETLKWNNFNDVLVKVSANNLTETLEKLKSYWEKNVNSDYPFDYEFVNKKFAKTYEEQVNQKNLFFILNLVVIIIAVFGLFALASFSMERRLKEIAIRKTLGAETDILLKELSKQYIVFCLMGFAIGIVPAYILLQKWLEDFAFRINISVVPFSAALLSLLILTLLIVLAKAYQVTKIDVLKYLKYE; the protein is encoded by the coding sequence ATGATTTTTAACTGGTTTAAAATATTTATTTATCATTTAAAGCAAAGCAAACTTTTTTCGTTTTTAAATGTTTTAGGATTAAGTATTGGGATTGCCAGTATCATTTTTGCCATTTTGTACTGGAATAATGAACACTCTTATGATCAATGGAATCCTGAAAAAGAGAATTCTTATTTGGTTCTGAACAAAATTGGCAGCGGAGATATCTGGCCTACAAGTTCAATTCCGTTTGGAGAAGCTTGTAAAGCTACTATTCCTGAAATCGAAAAAGTTTGTTTTCTGAACACTTGGTACGACGAAGAGGTAATCAAATACCGCGAACAAAAAATGTTAGTGAAAAAGATCATGGTTTCTGACGAGAATTTCTTTGATTTTTTCCCTTTTGAAATTATAAAAGGTGCCAAACAAAATATCCTGAAAGAGAAAAATAGTGTTGCCGTTTCTGATGAACAAGCACAATTACTTTTTAAAGATGAAGACCCAATTGGCAAATCTATTTCATATAATAACAACGAGTATACTGTAAAAGCCGTTTATCATCTCATCAAACCATCATCTATAGAACCTAATTATGTATTCAGCGGTGTAAAAAGAGAAAACGATTTAAACAGCTGGGGGAATTTTAATTATGGTTTAATGATTAAAATTAAAAAAGGCGCTGACGTTGCTTCCGTTTTAAAGAAAATGCACCACGTAAATTATGTAAACAGAACTGTAAAAGATGCTAAAGAAAGCGGTCAGACTGTTGAACAATACATTAAAGAAAATGGTGAAATTGAGATTATTTTAGACCAATTGAAAAATTCACGTTTGTATGGCACAAAGAGTTCTGGAGGAGCTAATTTCCCAGAAGGATATGGTAATTTAAAACTGCTTTACATTATGGCCGGATTATCGATTTTGATTTTGGTTTTATCTCTTGTAAATTATATCAATCTGGCAACGGCTTCGGCTATAAAACGCGCTAAAGAAGTAGGTGTTCGTAAAATTGTGGGTGCTTCAAAAAACCAGATAATTGTACAGTTTATTTTCGAAACGGCTATTATTGTTACCCTTGCTATTTTGTTTGCACTTGCCATTGTCGAACTTTCTCTGCCATATTATAATACATTTTTGCGAAAAACTTTGACTATGAATGGCGGCGAATTTTACCTGCAGCTCATTTTGATTTTTGGATTAGTAATCATTCTTGCGGGTATATTCCCTGCCATTTATATCTCAAATTTTGAAACTTTAAAAGTTTTGAAAGGCAATTTCTCCAGAAGTAAAAGCGGTATCTGGATTCGAAATTCAATGCTAATCTTCCAGTTTGGAATTGCGGCCTTTTTCATTATTGGAGCTTTGATTGTTAACTCTCAGGTTGATTATATGATGAACAAAGATTTGGGATTTAGCGGCGATCAGGTGATTTCTATTCCGTACAACAAACCCGACAGGTCTAAAAGAACCGAACAATATTTAGTTGATAAAGAAGAAATCAAAAAGATTCCTGGTGTTGTAGATGTAACTACTTTTGCGGGTTCTTTTGGCGGAAGCACCAATTCTAGTTCTGGATTTAAACACAATGGTATTTTCGTACAGCCCCGAAATGTTGAAATGGATTTTGGCTTTCTTGATATGATGAAAATCAAAATTGTTCAAGGACGTGATTTATCGCCAAAGTTTGCCTCAGATACCGTAAGCAGTATGTTAATGAACGAAACACTGGTTAAAGCACTTAATCTTAAAAATCCAATTAATACTATCATCACTTCAGGATGGGGGAATGAAAAAGGAAATTTAAAGTTTAAAATTGTTGGGGTTGTAAAAGATTTCAATATAACAGGATTACAGAACAAAGTACCACCAATGGTTTTTATAAATCTTGAAACTTTGAAGTGGAATAATTTTAATGATGTACTGGTAAAAGTTTCTGCAAATAATTTAACAGAAACGTTAGAAAAATTGAAATCATACTGGGAGAAAAACGTAAACTCAGATTATCCTTTTGATTACGAATTTGTTAATAAAAAATTTGCTAAAACTTATGAGGAGCAAGTAAATCAAAAAAACCTGTTTTTCATTCTAAATTTAGTCGTAATCATAATTGCCGTGTTTGGATTATTTGCTTTGGCATCATTTTCGATGGAAAGAAGACTGAAAGAAATTGCAATTCGTAAAACATTAGGAGCAGAAACCGATATCCTGCTGAAGGAATTATCAAAACAATACATTGTTTTCTGTTTAATGGGATTTGCAATAGGAATTGTACCAGCTTATATTTTATTACAAAAATGGCTGGAAGATTTTGCTTTCAGAATCAATATTTCAGTTGTTCCGTTTAGCGCGGCATTACTTTCATTGTTAATCCTGACCTTGCTGATTGTTTTGGCAAAAGCCTATCAGGTAACTAAAATAGATGTATTGAAATATTTAAAATACGAATAA
- a CDS encoding NifU family protein encodes MTTEELTNNVLLALDEIRPFLKSDGGDITLISIDDDKHVKVRLEGACISCSVNQMTLKAGVETTIKKYAPQIETVVNIM; translated from the coding sequence ATGACAACAGAAGAATTAACAAATAATGTTTTATTGGCCTTAGACGAGATTAGGCCTTTCTTGAAATCTGATGGCGGAGATATTACATTAATCTCCATCGACGATGATAAACATGTTAAGGTGCGTCTTGAAGGAGCCTGCATTAGCTGCAGTGTAAATCAAATGACATTAAAAGCTGGAGTAGAAACTACTATTAAAAAATATGCACCTCAAATTGAAACTGTGGTGAATATAATGTAA